A window of Bernardetia sp. genomic DNA:
TGTCCATAACGACGATAACAAACCATATCTACATAGACATCTTTATGGAATTTCTGACGATATTCAGTAGCTAATTTTACAGCAAACACAACAGCTTCTGGGTCGTCGCCATTGACATGAATTTCTGGTGTTTCAGTAAGTTGAGAAATATCTGTACAATAATTTGAAGAACGACCATCATAAAAATCTGTTGTAAAACCAACTTGATTATTGATAACAAAATGGATTGTTCCACCCACTTCATAACCTTCTAGTTCGGACATTTGAGCTACTTCATAGACAATTCCTTGCCCTGCAAGTGCAGCATCACCGTGAATGATGATAGGAAGAGCTTTTTTCTTATCACTCTCATGCATATAATCCAACTTAGCACGAGTATAGCCCTGCACAACTGGCGCAACTGCCTCTAAGTGAGAAGGGTTTGGGGCAAGGCGCAAATATACATTTTCTCCACTTGGTGTGGTAACTTGTGAAGAATATCCCATGTGATATTTTACATCACCATCTCCTAAACCTAAAAGTTCATCAGATACATTGCCTTCAAACTCATTGAATACTTGAGCATACGTTTTGCCCATAATATTTACAAGCACGTTCAGACGACCACGGTGAGCCATTCCGATAACTACTTCCTCTACACCTAACTTTGCTCCTTCATTGATGATAGCATCAAGAGCTGGAATTGTAGATTCACCTCCTTCTAAAGAAAAACGTTTTTGTCCTAAATATTTGGTATGCAAAAAGTTTTCAAAAACAGATGCCTCATTGAGCTTTTGTAAGATACGTTCTTTTTGGCTGTGGTCTAATTTGAATTTTGGATAATCTATCTCTACCTTTTTTCTGAACCAATACTTAACATCGGGTTCACGAATAGACATAAACTCAAAGCCAATTCCACTCTCATAAATCATTTTTAATCTATCAATGATTTCTTGTAGTGTTGCCTCTCCGATACCAATTTCGTTTCCTGCTCTAAATTTTTTGTTTAAATCAGCTTCTGAAAAACCAAAATCTTCTAATTTTAAACGAGCTTTTCTATCTCTACGAGGACGAACAGGATTAGTTTTAGCTTGTAAGTGTCCACGCAAACGATAGCCGTCGATAAGTTTTTTGACTGAAATTTCTTGTTTTAATTTATCTTCATCTATGTCAGCAGGAAGCGAACTTTCAAATCCGTTGTTTATAGCTGCTCCATTTGCTTTGCTTGGGCTACCGTTGGTTTTGATGGTTTCTCCTGTTTCGGTATTATAGTCGGTCATTGAAAATTCAAAGCCTTCAAAAAATCGTTGCCAACTTGCATCTACCGAATTAGCATCCTTTTTATAGTCTTGATACAGACCATCGATATAAGCATTTTCAGCATTAGAAAGGTATGAGAGTTTGTCCATTTTTTTGGTTTATATTTGACAGAAGTATTTTTTTATTATTACCATAATAAAGAACTTCTGAGAGTTTTTTGTTTTCTTAGAATAGAAGTTATGAAATTCGGAACGAAATTACAATAAACTGACCTATTTTACAAAGAACTACCAATTTATCGCTTTAAACACCTAGATTTTTTAGGCTTAGCCATAGTATTTGATAATTTATTTAAAAAAACACTACTAAATCAGTTTTTGAGAACAAAAGTAAGTTGCAAAACCTTATTTTTGCTCATAATTTTTGTGTAGAAAGACTATACAGTTTACCATAAACCAATATAAAAAATGAAAATTGCTGTTGTTGGAGCGACAGGACTTGTCGGTACTCAAATGTTAGAAGTCTTGAAAAATCGCCACTTTCCAGTATCTGAACTTATTGCTGTGGCATCGGAACGCTCAGTAGGAAACCAGATTGAATTCAATGGAAAGTCGTATCGTGTGCATAGTATGCAAGAAGCTATTGATGCTGTTCCAGATATTGCTATTTTTTCGGCTGGAGGCTCAGTTTCTTTGGAATTTGCACCAAAATTTGCAGAAAAAGGAACGATTGTGATTGATAACTCATCAGCTTGGAGAATGAATCCAAAGTATAAATTGGTTGTTCCTGAAGTAAATGCTCACGAGCTTCAAGATTTGAGTGAAAATGATAAAATCATTGCCAATCCAAATTGTTCTACTATTCAGATGGTGGTTGCTCTTGCTCCATTGCACAAAAAATACAAAATCAAGCGTGTGGTAGTTTCAACCTATCAGTCAGTTACAGGAACAGGAAAAGCTGCTGTCGACCAACTGATGAGCGAGCGCAAAGGAGAAGAAGCAAAGAAAGTCTATCCTTATCCTATTGACTTAAATGTTCTTCCTCATATCGATGTTTTCTTAGACAATGGATATACAAAGGAGGAAATGAAAATGGTTTTGGAAACAAAAAAAATAATGGGAGACGACTCTATCAACGTTACGGCTACAGCTGTTCGTATTCCAACAATGGGAGGACACTCAGAATCTGTGAATGTAGAGTTTGAAAATGATTTTGATTTGAATGAAGTGCGTGAAATTCTAAGAAATTC
This region includes:
- a CDS encoding aspartate-semialdehyde dehydrogenase, whose amino-acid sequence is MKIAVVGATGLVGTQMLEVLKNRHFPVSELIAVASERSVGNQIEFNGKSYRVHSMQEAIDAVPDIAIFSAGGSVSLEFAPKFAEKGTIVIDNSSAWRMNPKYKLVVPEVNAHELQDLSENDKIIANPNCSTIQMVVALAPLHKKYKIKRVVVSTYQSVTGTGKAAVDQLMSERKGEEAKKVYPYPIDLNVLPHIDVFLDNGYTKEEMKMVLETKKIMGDDSINVTATAVRIPTMGGHSESVNVEFENDFDLNEVREILRNSEGIILQDDVSKLEYPMPIHSHNRDEVFVGRLRRDESQENTLNMWIVADNLRKGAATNAVQIAEYLVKENLVQAEKV